In Halogranum gelatinilyticum, the following are encoded in one genomic region:
- a CDS encoding thiol-activated cytolysin family protein, with protein MLNVDLTTSSETSSDPPSATTNSGAVSVEVTPDQKQTETTSQGESSTTENDGMVCTVRKKTATTGGSDVFLLNPSMTEVYPGALLTAASIADGSFAPALTSQRRGGVSTQTIRNPLQLSISLANIDGTNTKTVQTPSLGAVRTARNEILDRVGSGATPAVMSYEKQRIYSKDQLDVELGAHFSNPSVDVSGSFDFTQTTETNKLLATFSQKYYDISVSLPNPAGNGVVSDMSYLRKNDVIVNNVSYGRLLFFSVESKYTYQEVETALDVAVKSGLNKVEADLSTADKQVLKNTKVNINVLGGSASSASKLISGYGDTGAAAAIGDWIQRGATYSPSDSPGAPVAYQTKYLSGLQTANVYLSTTYNARTCRPKTRRFRVHNFDIRVVTANDVVGSKNTEELYGSIFVGGRAYSKDGSNSQPIIGLDSWGADSNNWVRVKQGQSKDLNIDNTLEFSTEGELDRRKSYIEVVMEPREHDAAGDEFKGARKSVRWFLSESPSDPDRAGSGRGRFKKRFADRGTEIEITFDITPLPPR; from the coding sequence GTGTTGAACGTCGACTTGACCACGTCGAGCGAGACGTCGAGTGACCCTCCATCAGCGACGACGAACAGCGGAGCAGTCTCAGTCGAAGTCACACCGGACCAGAAGCAAACGGAGACGACCAGTCAGGGCGAGTCGTCGACGACGGAGAACGACGGGATGGTCTGTACCGTTCGCAAGAAGACCGCGACGACCGGCGGGTCCGACGTGTTCCTGTTGAACCCGTCGATGACGGAGGTCTATCCGGGAGCACTGCTGACCGCGGCGTCCATCGCCGACGGCTCGTTCGCGCCGGCGTTGACCTCACAACGCCGTGGCGGCGTCTCGACACAGACGATCCGGAACCCGCTCCAGCTGTCGATTTCGCTCGCAAACATCGACGGGACGAACACCAAGACGGTCCAGACACCCTCACTCGGCGCAGTTCGGACCGCGCGAAACGAGATTCTCGACCGTGTCGGCTCGGGTGCGACGCCGGCTGTGATGAGCTACGAGAAACAACGAATCTACTCGAAGGACCAACTCGACGTCGAACTGGGTGCTCACTTCAGCAACCCCTCCGTGGACGTCTCGGGCAGTTTCGACTTCACGCAGACGACAGAGACGAACAAGCTCCTGGCGACGTTCTCACAGAAGTACTACGACATCAGTGTCTCGTTGCCGAACCCTGCCGGTAACGGCGTCGTGAGCGATATGAGCTACCTCCGGAAGAACGACGTCATCGTCAACAACGTGTCGTACGGCCGCCTCCTGTTCTTCAGTGTCGAGTCCAAGTACACCTATCAGGAGGTCGAAACCGCACTCGACGTCGCGGTGAAGTCCGGACTCAACAAGGTCGAGGCCGACCTGTCTACGGCAGACAAGCAGGTGTTGAAGAACACGAAAGTCAACATCAACGTCCTCGGCGGCAGCGCGTCGTCGGCGAGCAAACTCATCAGCGGCTACGGCGACACTGGTGCGGCGGCGGCCATCGGTGACTGGATACAACGCGGTGCGACGTACAGCCCCTCGGACTCGCCGGGCGCGCCGGTCGCGTACCAGACCAAGTATCTCAGCGGGTTGCAGACGGCGAACGTCTACCTCTCGACGACGTACAACGCGCGAACCTGCCGGCCGAAGACGCGTCGGTTCCGCGTCCACAACTTCGACATCCGCGTCGTGACCGCAAACGACGTCGTCGGAAGCAAGAACACCGAGGAGTTGTACGGGAGCATCTTCGTCGGCGGCAGGGCCTACTCGAAGGACGGGTCGAACAGCCAGCCGATCATCGGACTCGACTCGTGGGGGGCCGACTCGAACAACTGGGTCCGGGTCAAGCAGGGCCAGTCGAAAGACCTCAACATCGACAACACGCTCGAATTCTCGACGGAGGGCGAACTCGACCGTCGCAAGTCGTACATCGAGGTCGTGATGGAGCCACGGGAACACGACGCCGCTGGTGACGAGTTCAAAGGTGCCCGCAAGTCAGTGCG